Within the Erigeron canadensis isolate Cc75 chromosome 6, C_canadensis_v1, whole genome shotgun sequence genome, the region CGCCCACAAAGTTCGGATACTTCTTTGCTATTCGTGATATTGCATCTTTGGCAGCAAGCCTTGGCTCAATTCCTAATCGCATACTTTCCACCACTTGATAACTGGAATCAAATTTACACACAAATGTAGACCAAATTAGACTAAATGGGCCCAAAGAAAATTTGTTCTCATTTATCAAACCACTATGCTGTTATTCTTCATTTATGGATCCATGGTGTAAAAAGAAATGGAAAAGTGTGAGGCTCATTTAGTTGAAATGACTCAAGAGCAGAAATAATGAGATATACAGGTGGCAATATGGATGGTTAGAGAGGAGTGGGTCACGATCAATATGGGTTATTTTTAGTACATGTCCAAAAAGGGTTAGAGTATTAAATATATGCACTCAAAGTCCAAACTTTAAGACACTATCCAAATCCTTTATAActtagtatagatataaatacttAAGGTGGCTTTCGACCTATTTGCTCCATCTGATTTTGACCTAATTACTTTTGTTTTACCAATTTGACTCATTAGAGTCTAGAGATAAGACATACCCCAAATCGACTCATTGATAAGCACATGGGTCGAAAGCCACATCTCTTGAGAATTGAGATCCACAATTAATATTACCATGGCAGATGTATATCACTACATAAGATTACCATGGTAGGAAACGCATCATTATATCACCATCACCACTTGCACCACAAGCTCCAACTTCATCATCTGCATATGCAGAAGATCCAGCGATCGGTCCATCACCAACCCTACATGTGATAAATGGATAAAGGTAAAAGAGGTGTGTAGATGcttaaaaccaaacaaaatcCTTATAGAAAAGGTTAAGGACAATAATCTCAGCATAATGCCTACCTGCCAGGGATCTTAAAACTAGCACCATTGGTGGATGTACCAACAGCAATGTGTCCAGACTGAAACAATAACAAaagttaatgaaaaaaaaaccaCACTTGTAAAAGAAACTAATCAAACAAACAGGAATGAAAAGCAACTGACTTTATCAAATATTGTCATGGATATCGTGTCATGGTTGTGAAAATTCACATGAGATGATTTCATCAGAATATTTTCCACATCATCGTCCACCAAATGTGTCCTCTCACCAAGAATTACATCTTTTTTTCGATGATAAGGACCACAGCTGTTGGTAGGTACAACATTTTTCCTAAAATTAGGCTGACATTGATCTTCTCTCCATTTACTCCACTTTTCCATGGATTCAGTTGAGCTAAGATTAGAAGGCCCTGGAAGACCCATTGAAATGGAAAAGGCCGAGGCTTGATCACCCACAAGCATGGTGTGTTCTGTGTAGAGCATTACCAACTTTGCAGCTTTTATGCCATCTTTCACATATCTCATGGCACCAACAGCTCCAACCTCCATTGTTGCCTATTTGAATCTTAGCAGTCCCAATATACATTCCAATTAATGGTTTTCAAACAAAATCgtaaaaaggaaacaaaaaggtcaagtttggtttattcacaaaatgaaacaaaatgtAACATCCCATACAAATATTAATCTATTACGTTATAAATGTATAgacctttttgtttttctttttgtttttataaaaacgCAGATATTTGACCTAAATGAAAGATATGGTTTAAATGCAAGGACAGAGTGTGATTGCTAGAACTTGTCAAGAACAAGACGGCGACACTTAAACTGGAAACTCGAAAAACCTATGTTGCCAAGTTCCAAACAATTACTGAAAAGACGGGACCAGTGGGCTTGTGGAGCCAATATCCATGTGCGTTGTGCACCTCACATTAATTAGACCCAGCCATGTCTAAGCAACTTAACCCCAATGTAGGGTATGACCCACATAGATAATTCATGAGCTATGCATTGAGATAGATCCACTGCCAACTGTACATGATTTTGGCTCGACTAGGGCTTAATCCAATGGTTTTTGCCCTAAGTACAAAAAAGTCTAAAAACTTGCAACTCGGCAAAACACTTGTTTGAGTTTCCCAAGTTGACATTTAGCCCGTAATGCTTAATAGATTCCATAATCTACGATCTCTATTGTTCCCTTGAACATTATCTATTACTTTGGTCCGAGATTTGCATTTCAATAATATACTATACATATGTGTATTTATACGGGTCAAACAATATCTGTAAGTGTGTAACCGGGTAAAACAGCAATGTAAAATGTTATTACCCCATTCATGATTAAAGCATCGATTGTAGATTCACTATTCTCATCCGGGCTTCCACCAGGTCCAACTGTTGAACATCAATTTCAAtataaaacaatacaaatatcAGTAGTGAACTAGTGATTAAATAAAACACGTATAACCGAGTCAATGTCTATTAGTATTGGATTAAACATCAAACCAGCATACCCGTGCCATCACATCTAAGTACTTCGCAAACGGAACAACCTTCCACAACCGCATCGACAGAAGATAATCCAGCATTGATAGCCTTCCATCCAGCTCTAACAGCTTCTAAAAAAGGCCATGTGCTGATTACTAAGGGAAACTTACTTGAACTCTCAACCTCATGTCCTGTTACCTATTGATATCAAAAAATAGTTTTTCAAAACAGTACTGAATGtgttgatatatatacacatatatacctAGTTTCTGTATCTAAATTGCTATAATATATTTCTGACGAAATTAACAACAAATAGGTTGAGTCCATATAATAAAACGATAACAAActgataataaatatatataaagatatatatgtaaataaggAAGCACCGTGGAGAAAAGTGGGATGATGAGAAAAAGAGGCAACACGACGGCTGCCGTTGATTTACTCCGCCGTTGCATTGGATTGGAGCGTTTACCAAATGATTTCAGTTTCTGGAGATGGATTTTGCCATTATTCACATTACTATAACGACTTTATCAAGGTGAAATCTTTATGTTTGTATGACCcccttgtttatttatttattttcaaacatGCCAATAATCAAATACCACTTGCATCCACATTACATCTTTTATTAACGCAATATGACgtcgattaaaaaaaaaaaacgaattaCTATATATTGAGTATAGCAAAAATTAAACATTGATGTTCTTGATTCGGCTGGTATGGGTGCCCCTTTCGAAGTAGAGGGTGTTGAGATTATATTCTGAagtgattattttattattgtgttTGTAAAATAGAGATAATCTAAAAAattgtttgtatgaaaaaaggGTTGTCTATTTTCAAAacgtaattttaaaaattatctattttgaaaaatcataatctattttgaaaacggaacaccaaacacccccttaggaGTCACGGGTTCAAAACCTTGTATATTTACCACTCTTAAAGTGTGTTTTAAACACGGTGTGTgctttttgtatattttttaatgaaaaacacTCTTacaatgaatatatatacaccTTTTGTCAAtcgaaaaatgattaatttttctaaCTTATCCTCTTAATGCCTTGACTCAATGTTAAGTGTAATCCATTACTTTTCTATTATAAtaatttcatcatttgattgcacCATGTGGCATGATCATATTAGTAGGAGGATGAGTtagaatgattaatcatttttcttgacaaaaattattaatatatatctcATAGCCCCTAAAAAAACTCTTAATAAACTTGTATGTTTTGCAAGGTAATATACTTTGCTAGATACTATTTTATAACAAAGCTATCTGAAACAATTTCTATTTGGGAAATATAAAATGTTGTTAACAACATAGCTAATAATTGTTGCTACTACGGTTAAAAAGACTCTTATTATGTATGGGCTGTCCTGGAACGAGACCATCACTACTCTCATAAAGAGCCCCTGAAATTTCCacatgataaattaataaacaaccACCTGGATGTGAGGGTAACAGGAGGGAAGTAAATGATGTTAGCAGCATATTAGTTAATCCCTTTCTATTTTAAATCTACAAATGtaagatgaagatgaaaaagaaagataacACAAAAAAGAGTAGATGATGTATAAAGAAATTTACATCGAATGAGAATATCATATGTTGAATTTACCTATTAGGTCCAAAAAATACCAATAAATTACATGACCACTGCATTATTTTCTTGTAGCCTAATATGAACAGTTACAAGATGAGGGCATAATTTCAGAAGCATATTATGACAAGTTATTTGGAAAAGTATGTAATAAAGAAAACTCAGAGAGTTCACATATCAAATCATGGATACTTTCAATTAAtttgttaatacttaataatGATTGTGATAGAGATGGACATGTTGAATTTTCAATGCCTGATAGTAAATGCCCATAGCCCTACAAATTTATAACGTAGAATATTCAACTCCAATACTGCCATCCAAGAACTACATGACTAACTTCTGTTAATAATATGTAATATGCAATTTTATCTACCCCACAGTCAAGTCGTCACTCGTCTTAGAGCTTTGTCTAACGGCCCATTTGACACTAAAGGTCTGTCCAGGGACCAGTTCGATTATTTCCACTAGTAAGgatcttttcaattttaatcCAATGTTTGTATCGATAGCAGCCAAGTTGGAGTGGTATTTGACTCTTAAGTTGCCGAGTTGGACTACTAACAACCactggtatatatatacatagtccAACCCCCAGTCCCCCACCAACATCCTCTTTGCAGTTGCACAACAGGTCAGAAATCTATGGCTGGTGGATCAGTAGTAAGTATCGAAGTGGGGAAGTATAATGGTCATATTACATCATTTGTTGTGTTATCATGCATGGTTGCTGCAACTGGAGGGATCATTTTTGGATATGACATCGGAATTTCAGGTCTTTAAGTATATTTGTCAAAACTGATATATTGGTTCACGTAAAATTTATGCTCCTaatgttttaaactttttaaaaaaaggtaacgTGTAGTAACTGACGTTGGAAATTATCGATCTGCAGGTGGAGTGACTTCTATGGAGtcatttttaaagaaattttttCCCAAGGTGTACACCAAAATGCTAAAAGATACCAAGATAAGCAACTACTGCAAATTTGACAGTCAACTTCTGACATCATTCACATCTTCACTATATGTAGCTGGTCTAATTGCCACCTTTTTTGCTTCACCGGTCACTAGAGCCTTTGGGCGCAGACCCTCAATTCTTATCGGTGGGGTAGCATTCCTTGCTGGTGCAGCCCTGGGGGGAGCGGCTTACAATACATACATGCTTATCATTGGTCGTATCTTGCTTGGTGTAGGAGTTGGTTTTGGGAACCAGGTGAAATACTAATCTTTACTTTagaaggtggcaaaatgggcaggtTAGTTGGTGGTAAAAATCAGTTCGCGTGAAAAGGTGTAACTTTTGAAAGGGTCTACTGGGTTGGATTGGGCCAAAACATATTTGTCTCAAATATTTTGCTTTTGATATACTAGTATGTCAAACATGATGACAAAAGTTGCAGTAGCATTTCAATAATAATCTGCTCTTTTTACtcatattttttagaaaatatatacattaaaaatatagGCGACTTTCAACCAATTTGACCCCTTTTCATTTAAATTCACCTATGTAACCCAAAATGACCCATCAAtgagtaatgggtcaaaatcaCCACCTTTACTTTTTACTTGTGGAATTGGCATTATTCATTCAAGGGCTTCTACAAGAAGGTCATATGCTTGCTCTAAAAGCCTATGTTTTTTCTATCATCAGTCGGTTCCGTTATATCTATCAGAAATGGCACCTTCAAGATACAGGGGAGCATTTAACATGAGTTTCCAACTTTGTGTTGGTATAGGCGTTCTGGCAGCCAATCTTATAAACTATGGTACCCAAAAGATAAAAGGTGGTTGGGGATGGCGAATATCCTTAGTCATGGCTGCTGTTCCTGCCTCAATTCTAACATTAGGAGCTCTTTTCCTTCCAGAAACACCAAACAGCCTAATACAACATAATAAAGATCCAAACGAAGCTAAGCAAATGCTACAAAAGATCAGAGGAATAAACGATATACAAGCCGAATTTGATGATCTTGTAACAGCAAATGAAATTGCAAAAACCATTAAACACCCTTTCAGAAACATTTTAAGGCAAAAATACAGACCTCAGCTTGTTATGGCAATCTTGATCCCATTCTTTCAACAAGTTACAGGGATCAATGTCATCTCCTTCTATGCACCAATCCTGTTCAGAACAATAGGATTTGGTGAAAGTGCTTCTCTTATGTCAGCAGTGGTGACTGGATCAGTGGGTTTAAGCATGACATTTCTATCACTAATAATAGTCGATAGACTTGGTCGACGAACTTTATTCACCATTGGAGGGATCCAAATGTTCATCTCACAAATGTTAGTTGGCGGAATTATGGCAGTGAAACTAGGTGATCACGGTGGATTGAGCAAAGGGTATGGTTATTTGGTGTTAATATTGATCTGCACTTATGTTGCCGGGTTTGGTTTATCGTGGGGCCCATTGGGATGGCTAATTCCTAGTGAAATCTTCCCATTGGAGATACGATCTGCGGGACAAAGTATCACTGTGGCAGTGGGCTTTCTATTCACCTTCATTATTGCTCAGATGTTTCTAGCAATGCTTTGTAACTTAAAGTCTggaacctttttcttttttggtggATGGGTGGCTGTGATGACAGTGTTTGTGTATTTGTTTCTTCCCGAGACTAAAAATGTGCCAATTGAGACCATGGATCGGGTATGGAAGCAACATTGGTTTTGGAAAAGGTACGTCGACAAAGAAGATGATACAGATAAGAATTAAGATCAAAATTCTCTTTCAGTTAtgcaacataaaataaatatttcgATTTATGATCATATACAAACAAACATTTATAGGTTACTTATAGAGCAATTAGTGGACCCATATATTGCAATTGTAATTTCGATGTATTATGTAATCATAAACACAATGACTGCAAATCCAGTTAACCATGTTCTTACTTGGGTTACAATTTTATGGATATAATTTCCGCAAGCTTAGCAAACTTGAGATCATCGGCGGGAAGTATCAGTCATTGTTCCGATAAGATATGTAACTAGTTATATAAGATATGTTTGGTCCGGTTTGGATATATACTTATCAAGCTCTCCA harbors:
- the LOC122603931 gene encoding probable isoaspartyl peptidase/L-asparaginase 3 isoform X2, with protein sequence MEVGAVGAMRYVKDGIKAAKLVMLYTEHTMLVGDQASAFSISMGLPGPSNLSSTESMEKWSKWREDQCQPNFRKNVVPTNSCGPYHRKKDVILGERTHLVDDDVENILMKSSHVNFHNHDTISMTIFDKSGHIAVGTSTNGASFKIPGRVGDGPIAGSSAYADDEVGACGASGDGDIMMRFLPCYQVVESMRLGIEPRLAAKDAISRIAKKYPNFVGAIFAVDKNGTHAGACYGWTFQYSVRGPNMDDVEVFTVYP
- the LOC122603931 gene encoding probable isoaspartyl peptidase/L-asparaginase 3 isoform X1, with amino-acid sequence MQRRSKSTAAVVLPLFLIIPLFSTVTGHEVESSSKFPLVISTWPFLEAVRAGWKAINAGLSSVDAVVEGCSVCEVLRCDGTVGPGGSPDENSESTIDALIMNGATMEVGAVGAMRYVKDGIKAAKLVMLYTEHTMLVGDQASAFSISMGLPGPSNLSSTESMEKWSKWREDQCQPNFRKNVVPTNSCGPYHRKKDVILGERTHLVDDDVENILMKSSHVNFHNHDTISMTIFDKSGHIAVGTSTNGASFKIPGRVGDGPIAGSSAYADDEVGACGASGDGDIMMRFLPCYQVVESMRLGIEPRLAAKDAISRIAKKYPNFVGAIFAVDKNGTHAGACYGWTFQYSVRGPNMDDVEVFTVYP
- the LOC122603064 gene encoding hexose carrier protein HEX6 codes for the protein MAGGSVVSIEVGKYNGHITSFVVLSCMVAATGGIIFGYDIGISGGVTSMESFLKKFFPKVYTKMLKDTKISNYCKFDSQLLTSFTSSLYVAGLIATFFASPVTRAFGRRPSILIGGVAFLAGAALGGAAYNTYMLIIGRILLGVGVGFGNQSVPLYLSEMAPSRYRGAFNMSFQLCVGIGVLAANLINYGTQKIKGGWGWRISLVMAAVPASILTLGALFLPETPNSLIQHNKDPNEAKQMLQKIRGINDIQAEFDDLVTANEIAKTIKHPFRNILRQKYRPQLVMAILIPFFQQVTGINVISFYAPILFRTIGFGESASLMSAVVTGSVGLSMTFLSLIIVDRLGRRTLFTIGGIQMFISQMLVGGIMAVKLGDHGGLSKGYGYLVLILICTYVAGFGLSWGPLGWLIPSEIFPLEIRSAGQSITVAVGFLFTFIIAQMFLAMLCNLKSGTFFFFGGWVAVMTVFVYLFLPETKNVPIETMDRVWKQHWFWKRYVDKEDDTDKN